The Hymenobacter sp. DG01 genome has a segment encoding these proteins:
- a CDS encoding NAD(P)-dependent oxidoreductase has product MSLCLVIDEMHPNLPDLLQELGVELHYRPDLKPAEVPAALAAHPYDGLIVRSKVRVTSGLLAQGPALRYVCRAGAGVDNIDEEALAAAGVTLLNAPEGNRDAVGEYAVGLLLALFRNIVRADREVRAGEWKREANRGEEVGGKTIGLLGYGHMGKAFAKRLQAFDCTVLAYDHDSSVAGNHHATLVGLPEMQARAEVLSIHIPYSPANHHFVNEEFLAGFQNPLWLLNTARGEVLDHAALVQRLQTGQLRGAALDVLENEKLPTISPEQQARFDYLRAAPNVVLSPHVGGWSFQSYERINQVLARKLREFLQR; this is encoded by the coding sequence ATGTCCCTCTGCCTCGTCATCGACGAAATGCACCCCAACTTGCCGGACTTACTACAGGAGTTAGGGGTAGAGCTTCATTATCGCCCCGACCTGAAGCCCGCGGAAGTGCCGGCTGCTTTGGCCGCGCACCCGTACGACGGGCTAATCGTGCGCTCCAAAGTGCGCGTAACCTCCGGGCTGCTAGCCCAGGGGCCTGCCTTGCGCTACGTGTGCCGGGCCGGGGCCGGGGTCGATAATATTGATGAAGAAGCCTTGGCCGCAGCGGGCGTAACGCTGCTCAATGCGCCGGAAGGCAACCGCGATGCGGTGGGGGAGTACGCCGTGGGGCTGCTGCTGGCCTTGTTCCGTAACATTGTGCGCGCCGACCGGGAGGTACGGGCCGGGGAGTGGAAGCGGGAGGCCAACCGGGGCGAAGAAGTGGGGGGCAAAACTATTGGGCTGCTGGGCTACGGGCACATGGGCAAGGCCTTTGCCAAGCGCCTGCAGGCTTTTGACTGCACCGTGCTGGCCTACGACCATGACTCCAGCGTGGCTGGCAACCACCACGCTACCCTCGTGGGCCTGCCGGAAATGCAGGCGCGGGCCGAGGTGCTGAGCATCCACATTCCCTATTCGCCGGCCAACCACCACTTCGTGAACGAAGAGTTTCTGGCCGGTTTTCAAAATCCCCTGTGGCTGCTGAACACGGCTCGCGGCGAAGTGCTCGACCACGCCGCCCTGGTGCAGCGCCTGCAAACCGGCCAGCTGCGCGGCGCGGCCCTGGATGTGCTGGAAAATGAAAAGCTGCCTACCATCAGCCCCGAGCAGCAAGCACGCTTCGACTACCTGCGTGCCGCTCCCAACGTGGTGCTTTCGCCGCATGTGGGTGGCTGGAGCTTCCAGAGCTACGAGCGCATTAATCAGGTGCTGGCCCGTAAGCTGCGCGAGTTTTTACAGAGGTGA
- the rsmA gene encoding 16S rRNA (adenine(1518)-N(6)/adenine(1519)-N(6))-dimethyltransferase RsmA, with amino-acid sequence MDSVKAKKHLGQHFLTDPNIARNIVEALRLPDGVAEVLEIGPGMGVLTQTLIQHPEYQTSVVEIDRESVEYLGKHYPALQGRIYSQDFLKMDLGKLYEGQPISIIGNFPYNISSQIYFQVLAHRQQVRECVGMIQKEVADRLAEGPGTKTYGILSVLLQAFYDIEYLFTVPPHVFNPPPKVQSAVIRLTRNKTEHLGCDEKLFFQVVKQAFQTRRKTLRNALKPFGMPAEATTDPIFDKRAEQLSVQDFVGLTQRVEEYRAVG; translated from the coding sequence ATGGATTCCGTTAAAGCCAAAAAGCACCTCGGGCAACACTTCCTCACCGACCCCAACATTGCCCGCAACATTGTGGAGGCTTTGCGCCTACCCGATGGGGTAGCCGAAGTGCTGGAAATCGGGCCGGGGATGGGCGTACTGACCCAAACCCTCATTCAGCACCCCGAGTACCAGACCTCGGTAGTGGAAATCGACCGGGAATCGGTGGAGTACTTGGGCAAGCACTACCCCGCGCTGCAGGGCCGGATCTACTCTCAGGATTTTCTAAAGATGGACCTGGGGAAGCTCTACGAAGGCCAGCCAATCAGCATCATCGGCAATTTTCCCTACAACATCAGCTCCCAGATCTACTTCCAGGTGCTGGCTCACCGCCAGCAAGTGCGCGAGTGCGTGGGCATGATTCAGAAGGAAGTAGCCGACCGCCTGGCCGAGGGACCGGGCACCAAAACCTACGGCATCTTGAGCGTGCTGCTGCAGGCCTTCTACGACATCGAGTACCTGTTCACGGTGCCCCCGCACGTATTCAACCCGCCGCCCAAAGTGCAGTCGGCCGTAATTCGCCTTACCCGCAACAAAACGGAACACTTGGGCTGCGACGAAAAGCTGTTTTTTCAGGTGGTAAAACAGGCTTTCCAGACCCGCCGCAAAACCCTGCGCAATGCTCTCAAACCCTTCGGAATGCCTGCTGAAGCTACCACGGACCCTATTTTCGATAAGCGGGCCGAGCAGCTCAGCGTGCAGGATTTCGTGGGGCTTACACAACGCGTGGAGGAGTATAGAGCAGTAGGATAA
- a CDS encoding DUF177 domain-containing protein, with amino-acid sequence MKKDSQYDINIAKLADKTHHFAFDLDKAFFEQFDQQLIPDGQVHADVTLTKTDRLITVDFDLHGTVRQICDRSLDEYDQEVEAQEQLLVRFGDQNLELDDNVLQITPDTQTLPLAQHLFDYIGLSLPMKKLHPRFQNEPDENPEADAKLIFTTRQEGEDDEDDDNDGIDPRWNALRNLN; translated from the coding sequence GTGAAGAAGGACTCGCAATACGACATCAACATTGCCAAGCTGGCCGATAAAACGCACCACTTCGCGTTTGACCTGGACAAAGCCTTCTTTGAGCAGTTCGACCAGCAACTCATCCCCGATGGCCAGGTGCACGCCGATGTAACCCTGACCAAAACCGACCGGCTGATCACCGTGGATTTCGACCTGCACGGCACCGTGCGCCAGATCTGCGACCGTAGCCTCGATGAGTACGACCAGGAAGTAGAGGCTCAGGAGCAACTGCTGGTGCGCTTCGGCGACCAGAACCTGGAGCTGGACGATAACGTGCTGCAAATCACGCCTGATACCCAGACCCTACCCCTGGCCCAGCACCTGTTCGATTATATCGGGCTTTCGCTGCCCATGAAGAAGCTGCACCCCCGCTTCCAGAATGAGCCCGACGAAAACCCCGAGGCCGATGCCAAGCTCATCTTCACCACCCGCCAGGAAGGCGAGGACGATGAGGATGATGACAATGATGGCATTGACCCGCGCTGGAATGCGCTGCGCAACCTTAACTAA
- a CDS encoding helix-turn-helix domain-containing protein, translated as MTLTTPSDYRTALRRLDALVAAGIEGNATLEAEFRELITALDTYESKLGLLPIPNLPTSLAEMIELKRQQMRLKQKELAELLEVPAGRLSQILNGKRRVTLDLAKRLYERLGIPSDFILKNA; from the coding sequence ATGACGCTGACTACTCCTTCAGACTACCGCACTGCCCTGCGTCGCCTCGACGCGCTGGTGGCCGCTGGGATTGAAGGCAACGCCACGCTGGAAGCGGAGTTTCGGGAGCTGATTACCGCCCTTGATACCTACGAGAGCAAGCTGGGTCTGCTACCCATCCCGAACCTGCCAACCTCTCTGGCTGAGATGATTGAGCTGAAGCGCCAGCAAATGCGGTTGAAACAGAAAGAGCTGGCTGAGCTGCTGGAAGTACCGGCCGGACGCCTCTCGCAAATCCTGAACGGCAAGCGCCGCGTAACCCTTGACTTAGCGAAGCGGCTTTATGAGCGCCTGGGCATCCCCTCAGACTTTATTCTGAAAAACGCCTAG
- a CDS encoding beta-ketoacyl-ACP synthase III codes for MKITAAITGVGAYVPDYVLTNQELETMVDTTDEWIMSRTGIQERHILKGEGQGTSVMGIKAVEQLLAKTGNKAEDIDLLICATTTPDLVFPATANIISAAVGATKAFSFDMQAACSGFMYALATGSQFIATGTYKKVVVVGADKMSSIIDYTDRATCIIFGDGAGAVLLEPNTEGLGLLDQELHSDGTGEQYLHQKAGGSRRPPSPETVANREHYVYQEGAAVFKFAVKNMADVAAQVADRNGLNPDTIDWLVPHQANKRIIDATANRVGIGPEKVMLNIHKYGNTTNGTIPLCLADYEQRLRKGDNLIIAAFGGGFTWGSLYLKWAYDPKPDPATV; via the coding sequence ATGAAGATCACCGCTGCCATCACCGGAGTTGGTGCCTATGTGCCCGACTACGTGCTTACCAATCAGGAGCTCGAAACCATGGTCGATACGACCGACGAGTGGATTATGAGCCGAACCGGAATTCAGGAGCGGCATATTCTGAAGGGCGAAGGCCAGGGCACCTCCGTAATGGGCATCAAGGCCGTGGAGCAGCTGCTGGCAAAAACGGGTAACAAAGCCGAGGACATCGACCTGCTTATCTGCGCCACTACCACCCCGGATCTGGTATTTCCGGCTACGGCCAACATCATTTCGGCGGCTGTGGGCGCCACCAAAGCCTTCAGCTTCGATATGCAGGCGGCCTGCTCGGGCTTCATGTATGCCCTGGCTACCGGCTCGCAGTTTATTGCAACGGGTACTTACAAAAAGGTGGTAGTAGTAGGAGCCGATAAGATGTCGAGCATTATCGACTATACGGACCGCGCTACCTGCATCATCTTCGGTGATGGTGCCGGGGCGGTGCTGCTGGAGCCCAATACCGAAGGCTTGGGCCTGCTCGACCAAGAGCTGCACTCTGATGGCACCGGCGAGCAATACCTGCACCAGAAAGCCGGCGGCTCGCGCCGGCCGCCGTCGCCGGAAACTGTGGCCAACCGGGAGCACTACGTGTACCAGGAAGGCGCGGCCGTGTTCAAATTCGCGGTGAAAAACATGGCCGACGTAGCGGCTCAGGTAGCCGACCGTAACGGCCTGAACCCCGATACCATTGATTGGTTGGTGCCTCACCAAGCCAACAAGCGCATTATTGATGCCACGGCTAACCGGGTGGGCATCGGGCCCGAGAAAGTAATGCTCAACATCCATAAGTACGGCAACACCACTAACGGCACTATTCCGCTGTGCCTGGCCGACTATGAGCAGCGCCTACGCAAAGGCGACAACCTGATTATTGCCGCCTTCGGCGGAGGCTTCACCTGGGGCTCCCTATACCTGAAGTGGGCCTACGACCCCAAGCCGGACCCCGCTACAGTGTAA
- the plsX gene encoding phosphate acyltransferase PlsX, with amino-acid sequence MKIALDAMGGDFAPQAAVDGAVLAAKALAGKAQIVLIGQEDAVRPLVAQHGPDAADLLVVPASQIIEMGEHPAKAYQQKQDSSIAVGYRMLATGEVEAFCSAGNTGAMLVGAMFSVKAVSGVLRPAIANFVPKLSGGMGIMLDVGANAECKPEMLEQFGELGSLYAQYVLGIEKPKVGLMNLGEEEGKGTAITQAAHQLLKVNPHIHFIGNIEGRDLFNDKADVIVCDGFTGNVVLKMAESVYDIIAEKNIHDPFLDKFNYEAVGGSPILGINDNAIIGHGVSTPLAISNMLLQGYQMASSGIADQIKNTFKS; translated from the coding sequence ATGAAGATAGCCCTGGACGCAATGGGGGGCGATTTCGCACCTCAGGCCGCCGTCGATGGGGCCGTACTGGCCGCCAAAGCGCTGGCCGGCAAGGCCCAGATTGTGCTCATCGGCCAGGAAGACGCCGTGCGCCCCCTGGTGGCCCAGCATGGCCCTGACGCTGCCGACCTACTGGTAGTTCCCGCTTCGCAAATCATTGAGATGGGCGAGCATCCGGCCAAAGCCTACCAGCAAAAGCAGGATTCCAGCATTGCCGTCGGGTACCGTATGCTGGCTACTGGCGAGGTGGAAGCGTTCTGCTCGGCTGGCAACACCGGCGCTATGCTGGTGGGCGCTATGTTCAGCGTGAAAGCCGTTTCGGGTGTGTTGCGCCCGGCTATTGCCAACTTCGTTCCGAAGCTGAGCGGGGGCATGGGCATTATGCTCGACGTAGGCGCCAATGCCGAATGCAAGCCCGAAATGCTGGAGCAGTTCGGGGAGTTAGGCTCCTTGTACGCCCAGTACGTGCTCGGGATTGAGAAGCCCAAAGTGGGCCTCATGAACCTGGGCGAAGAAGAAGGCAAAGGAACCGCTATTACCCAGGCTGCGCACCAGTTGCTGAAAGTGAACCCGCATATTCACTTCATCGGCAACATTGAGGGGCGCGACCTGTTCAACGACAAAGCCGACGTAATTGTCTGCGACGGCTTTACGGGCAATGTGGTCTTGAAAATGGCAGAGTCGGTGTACGATATCATTGCCGAAAAGAATATTCACGACCCTTTCCTCGACAAATTTAACTACGAAGCCGTGGGGGGCTCCCCCATTCTGGGCATCAATGACAACGCCATTATCGGGCACGGTGTAAGCACGCCGCTGGCTATCAGCAACATGCTGCTGCAAGGCTACCAAATGGCCAGCTCCGGCATCGCCGACCAGATAAAAAACACCTTCAAGTCCTAA
- a CDS encoding M17 family metallopeptidase: MSLSLAYATDFPSFADAVFILPAGTTELPISAAADLPEPARQYVATQLAAGDKLLIINQYTHRHYYVVAEEKKTADLTAEALRKAGHQLHARLKADKVPELFINDLTGSGALPLAEGLALTAYQFEGYKTDEKSKKAPDLQLITLVGPDLTAEKVQELGNVLQGVQLARDLVNMPYSHLNATQLAQRFEEAGDAAGFQVEVLDLVRIEALRMGGLLAVNQGSPEPPTFSIMEYKPEGATNAKPIVLVGKGVVFDTGGLSLKPTPNSMDLMKCDMAGSAVVVGVLSALAKNRVPLHVIGLVPATDNRPGGPALAPGDVITMYSGLTVEVLNTDAEGRLILADALAFAKKYEPELVLDYATLTGSAARAIGIEGIVCMGTAEEETMSALKKAGSATHERLVEFPLWDEYADHIKSSIADISNLGKAEAGAISAGKFLERFTEGYPWVHFDIAGPAFLTAPDSYRGKGGTGTAVRLTYEFLKNRV, from the coding sequence ATGTCCCTATCACTCGCCTACGCCACCGATTTCCCCTCCTTTGCGGACGCTGTATTTATCCTGCCCGCCGGTACTACCGAGCTGCCCATTAGCGCCGCCGCCGACCTGCCCGAACCGGCCCGCCAATACGTGGCCACACAGCTGGCGGCCGGCGATAAGCTCCTGATCATCAACCAATACACCCACCGCCATTACTATGTAGTAGCGGAAGAAAAGAAGACAGCCGACCTCACCGCCGAAGCTCTGCGCAAGGCTGGCCACCAGCTCCACGCCCGTCTGAAAGCCGATAAGGTACCCGAGCTGTTCATCAACGACCTGACCGGCTCTGGGGCCCTACCCCTCGCCGAAGGTTTAGCCCTCACGGCCTACCAGTTCGAAGGCTACAAAACCGACGAGAAGTCGAAAAAAGCGCCGGACCTCCAGCTTATCACCCTGGTTGGCCCCGACCTGACCGCCGAGAAAGTACAGGAGCTCGGCAACGTGCTGCAGGGCGTGCAGCTGGCCCGCGACCTGGTAAATATGCCCTACAGCCACCTCAACGCTACCCAGCTGGCTCAGCGCTTCGAGGAAGCCGGCGACGCGGCCGGTTTTCAGGTAGAGGTGCTGGATCTGGTGCGCATTGAGGCCCTGCGCATGGGTGGCCTGCTGGCCGTCAACCAGGGTAGCCCCGAGCCGCCGACCTTTTCTATTATGGAGTACAAGCCCGAGGGCGCTACCAACGCCAAGCCTATTGTACTGGTAGGCAAAGGGGTAGTGTTTGACACCGGCGGCCTCAGTCTCAAGCCCACGCCCAATAGCATGGACCTTATGAAGTGCGACATGGCCGGCTCGGCGGTGGTGGTAGGGGTGCTGTCGGCGCTGGCCAAAAACCGGGTGCCCCTGCACGTTATCGGGCTGGTGCCCGCCACCGACAACCGCCCCGGCGGCCCTGCCCTGGCCCCCGGCGACGTCATTACCATGTACAGCGGCCTGACAGTGGAAGTACTGAACACCGACGCGGAAGGCCGCCTGATCCTGGCCGATGCTCTGGCCTTCGCCAAGAAATACGAGCCTGAGCTGGTGCTCGACTATGCTACCCTCACCGGCTCGGCAGCCCGCGCCATTGGCATTGAGGGCATTGTGTGCATGGGCACGGCCGAGGAAGAAACGATGAGTGCCCTCAAAAAAGCGGGCAGCGCTACTCACGAGCGTCTGGTGGAGTTTCCGCTCTGGGATGAGTACGCCGACCACATCAAGAGCAGCATTGCCGACATCAGCAACCTGGGCAAAGCCGAGGCCGGGGCCATTTCGGCGGGCAAGTTCCTGGAGCGCTTTACCGAAGGCTACCCCTGGGTGCACTTTGATATTGCCGGCCCAGCTTTCCTCACCGCCCCCGACTCCTACCGCGGCAAGGGTGGCACCGGCACTGCCGTGCGCCTCACGTATGAATTCCTGAAAAACCGGGTGTAA
- the pdxA gene encoding 4-hydroxythreonine-4-phosphate dehydrogenase PdxA: MLPRIGISVGDLAGIGPEIIYKTFLDQRLLKFCTPVVYGTATVLFDDFPADANHEPLTFRQVREAADIAPGKHNAVTCWDEDFTLTPGQPSQSSGTAARQSLLAAARDLKAGLLDALVTAPISKENTQADDFRYPGHTEFLTTFFEAKESLMLLASEDLRVATVTGHIPLKDVPGRVTRELLTAKLRILVNSLKQDFGIEKPRVAVLGLNPHAGENGLLGTEEAAVVTPVLQQFQQEGHLVFGPFPADGYFGTGQFRQFDATLSLYHDQGLIPFKTLAFERGVNFTAGLPVIRTSPDHGTAYGLAGQYKADETSFREALYMACDLVRKRKALAEIKPLIPGPAPRGGRHE, from the coding sequence ATGCTTCCACGCATTGGCATTTCCGTCGGCGACCTGGCCGGCATTGGGCCGGAAATCATCTATAAAACCTTTCTCGATCAGCGCCTGCTCAAGTTCTGCACGCCCGTGGTCTATGGTACGGCTACGGTGCTGTTCGATGATTTCCCGGCCGACGCAAACCACGAGCCCCTCACCTTCCGCCAGGTGCGCGAAGCCGCCGATATTGCTCCTGGCAAGCACAACGCCGTAACCTGCTGGGACGAAGACTTCACCCTCACGCCCGGCCAGCCCAGCCAGTCCAGTGGCACCGCTGCCCGCCAAAGCCTGCTGGCCGCCGCCCGCGACTTGAAGGCTGGTCTGCTCGATGCTCTGGTTACAGCCCCTATCAGCAAGGAAAACACCCAGGCCGACGACTTCCGCTACCCCGGTCACACCGAGTTCTTGACTACTTTCTTCGAGGCCAAGGAAAGCCTGATGCTGCTGGCCAGCGAAGACCTGCGCGTGGCTACCGTCACGGGCCATATTCCGCTCAAGGATGTGCCCGGCCGCGTAACCCGGGAGCTGCTGACCGCCAAGTTGCGCATTCTGGTAAACTCCCTGAAACAGGATTTCGGCATTGAGAAGCCGCGCGTGGCTGTGCTGGGGCTCAACCCGCATGCCGGCGAAAATGGCCTACTGGGCACCGAGGAAGCGGCGGTGGTAACTCCCGTGCTCCAACAGTTTCAGCAGGAAGGTCATCTGGTTTTCGGCCCCTTCCCCGCCGATGGCTACTTCGGTACCGGCCAGTTCCGGCAGTTCGATGCTACTCTCTCTCTCTACCACGATCAGGGCCTGATTCCGTTCAAAACCCTGGCTTTCGAGCGCGGCGTGAACTTCACGGCAGGCCTGCCCGTCATTCGCACTTCCCCCGACCACGGTACCGCCTACGGCTTGGCCGGGCAGTATAAGGCCGATGAAACCTCTTTCCGCGAGGCCCTTTATATGGCCTGCGACCTGGTGCGTAAGCGCAAAGCCCTGGCCGAAATAAAGCCCCTGATTCCCGGCCCCGCACCCCGCGGCGGCCGCCACGAGTAA
- the rpmF gene encoding 50S ribosomal protein L32 — MAHPKRRTSSATRDKRRSHYKLTPKAVSVCSTTGELHLRHKAYVVDGDLYLNGKVAIKDYAPVAAPAATDNDEE, encoded by the coding sequence ATGGCACATCCTAAGCGCCGGACCTCCTCCGCAACCCGTGACAAGCGTCGTAGCCACTACAAACTGACCCCGAAGGCTGTTTCGGTTTGCTCGACCACTGGTGAGCTGCACCTGCGTCACAAAGCTTATGTAGTTGACGGCGACCTGTACCTGAACGGTAAAGTAGCTATCAAAGACTACGCTCCCGTAGCCGCTCCGGCCGCTACCGACAACGACGAAGAATAG